Proteins co-encoded in one Psychromonas sp. L1A2 genomic window:
- a CDS encoding TonB-dependent receptor, translating to MKLTKSNQIKFILNPILIGILGMSVQAQAKTDVDDNGYAMVVTANRSAQSISDIAATVLVVEGEQIAEQVKSGVDFKAALANLIPSLDVGSQSRSNAGQNMRGRTALVMIDGISLNSSRSISRQFDAINPFNIARIEVISGASAMYGGGSTGGIINIITKKGSDEELGIHGETWVGAKSGFNKREDIQYQVAQSISKTTEKMDARLAISYDQAEGRYDADGDMILHDFAQTPSQFVSQLDILGNVGFEISDTKRLELMAQFYDSGQDSDYGIDYGPSYSYLFDPSRELEMVEGYDLDDQARTKRIMLAANYSDSDFYNQTLNVQLYYREESLRFNPAPNGAFTNVSASEQETSVIGTKVVLTAQPIDQLKLVYGADLEFEQFEATQSYYNIGTAAASNGLVYDPIGDAGRYPDIDTTSVAAFLQAEYELNESWNLHAGIRYQYTNIKVSDFVDSEQQYAGLIGDTTNYDAIEGGSNDYSNTLLNAGILYKINEEQQVWLNLSQGFEIPDSAKYYGQGTYNADGSVANSVNVSDSPLEGVKTNAVELGWRLNQESLSTQLAAYYSISDKEIELQDDFSIDVIDNDVRIYGLEGQLDYALTNALSVGGNFQYIVSESKTDGKWQDLSVTTASPSKATAYINWATNVTNTRLQTTQLFDYEDANDEEIDGYNTVDLLTSVRLPVGSMQLGVTNLFNEDYETLWSQRADVFYGLTNLTEFRGQGRTYSVNYNVKF from the coding sequence ATGAAACTTACTAAATCAAATCAAATTAAATTTATATTAAACCCTATCCTCATCGGCATTCTGGGAATGTCTGTACAAGCACAAGCTAAAACAGACGTAGATGATAATGGGTATGCGATGGTGGTTACTGCTAATCGAAGTGCACAAAGTATTAGTGATATTGCTGCAACGGTATTAGTCGTCGAGGGCGAGCAAATAGCTGAACAAGTAAAATCTGGTGTGGATTTTAAGGCTGCGTTAGCGAACTTGATCCCTAGTTTAGATGTTGGCAGCCAATCTCGTTCTAATGCAGGGCAAAATATGCGAGGCAGAACTGCATTAGTGATGATTGACGGTATTTCATTAAATTCCTCACGTAGTATCAGCCGTCAATTCGATGCTATTAATCCATTTAATATAGCGCGAATTGAGGTTATATCAGGTGCTTCAGCAATGTATGGGGGGGGTAGTACCGGTGGTATTATCAATATTATTACTAAAAAAGGCAGTGATGAAGAGCTCGGCATTCATGGCGAAACTTGGGTAGGTGCAAAGTCTGGCTTTAATAAAAGAGAGGATATACAGTACCAAGTTGCACAATCGATTTCTAAAACAACAGAGAAAATGGATGCACGTTTAGCGATTTCTTATGATCAAGCTGAAGGTCGGTATGATGCTGATGGCGACATGATCTTACATGATTTCGCTCAAACACCTTCTCAATTTGTTTCTCAATTAGATATTTTAGGTAATGTTGGTTTTGAAATTTCAGATACTAAACGCCTTGAGCTAATGGCGCAGTTTTACGATAGTGGCCAAGATAGTGATTACGGTATTGATTATGGTCCAAGTTATAGCTACTTATTCGATCCAAGCAGAGAGTTGGAAATGGTTGAAGGTTACGACTTGGATGATCAAGCTCGAACTAAAAGAATAATGCTTGCCGCAAATTATAGTGATAGTGATTTTTATAATCAGACGTTAAATGTGCAACTATATTACCGTGAAGAATCATTGCGTTTTAACCCTGCTCCTAACGGTGCTTTTACAAATGTAAGTGCGTCGGAACAAGAAACTTCGGTGATTGGGACTAAAGTCGTACTGACTGCTCAACCAATAGATCAACTTAAATTAGTGTATGGCGCAGATTTAGAGTTTGAACAATTTGAGGCAACACAAAGTTATTACAATATTGGTACTGCCGCTGCTTCTAATGGATTAGTTTACGATCCAATCGGCGATGCTGGTCGCTACCCTGATATCGATACCACATCCGTTGCTGCATTTTTACAAGCTGAATATGAGCTTAATGAGTCATGGAACTTACATGCCGGTATTCGTTATCAATACACGAATATTAAAGTATCTGATTTTGTTGATTCAGAGCAACAGTATGCTGGACTAATAGGTGATACAACTAATTACGATGCCATCGAAGGTGGTAGTAATGATTATAGTAATACACTACTTAATGCCGGTATTTTATATAAAATAAACGAAGAACAGCAAGTTTGGTTAAACTTATCTCAAGGTTTCGAAATTCCTGATAGTGCTAAGTATTATGGTCAAGGTACTTATAATGCAGATGGTAGTGTTGCAAACAGTGTAAATGTTTCTGATAGTCCATTGGAAGGAGTTAAAACTAATGCTGTTGAGTTAGGTTGGCGTTTAAATCAAGAATCGCTTTCTACACAGTTAGCTGCGTACTATTCAATTTCAGATAAAGAAATTGAGCTTCAAGATGACTTTTCAATTGACGTTATTGATAATGATGTACGTATTTATGGTTTAGAAGGACAGCTTGATTATGCCTTAACAAATGCATTAAGTGTCGGTGGTAACTTTCAGTACATAGTAAGTGAAAGTAAGACCGATGGTAAATGGCAAGACTTATCTGTTACAACTGCCAGCCCATCAAAGGCGACTGCTTATATAAATTGGGCTACAAATGTAACCAATACTCGTCTACAAACAACTCAGTTGTTTGATTATGAAGACGCAAATGACGAAGAAATTGATGGTTATAATACTGTTGATTTATTAACTAGTGTACGTTTACCAGTAGGTAGTATGCAATTAGGTGTAACAAACTTGTTCAATGAAGATTATGAAACACTTTGGTCACAACGTGCAGATGTATTTTATGGATTAACAAACTTAACTGAATTTAGAGGTCAAGGCCGTACTTACTCAGTTAACTATAATGTGAAATTCTAA
- a CDS encoding ABC transporter ATP-binding protein, with protein sequence MTELLTVNKLTCRLGGKLILDNISCEFQEGKVTALIGPNGSGKSTLLKLIAGLEKINTGDIQLSGKGITQYSRADLALKLAMLPQRHSTPVGLTVADLVEFGRHPHRRWFAPLTKQDKEKMHWAMQEAGVLEFADLAIETLSGGEAQRCWLAMVLAQDTDIVLLDEPTSWLDIGHQVELLHIVKRLNEQYGKTIIWVLHDLNHAQEFSHHAIMLEKGKVVAAGDIDLVLTAERVSQVYNTSVARVEVEGQTLLWPRTNAVKLNDTKFIANAESSTNIDSTTNTKSSVKSESNAKTESNAKRVD encoded by the coding sequence TTGACTGAATTACTCACTGTGAATAAATTAACTTGTCGCTTAGGCGGCAAGTTAATTCTAGATAATATATCCTGTGAATTCCAAGAAGGAAAAGTGACGGCGTTAATCGGCCCGAATGGCTCTGGCAAAAGTACGTTACTAAAACTTATTGCTGGCTTGGAAAAAATTAACACTGGGGATATTCAATTATCTGGAAAAGGAATAACGCAGTATTCCCGTGCTGACTTAGCACTTAAGCTTGCGATGTTACCACAACGACATAGCACGCCAGTTGGTTTGACGGTTGCTGATTTGGTTGAGTTTGGTCGTCATCCACACCGACGTTGGTTTGCACCATTAACTAAACAAGATAAAGAAAAAATGCATTGGGCAATGCAAGAAGCGGGTGTGCTTGAATTTGCAGATTTGGCCATTGAAACACTATCCGGTGGTGAAGCTCAGCGTTGTTGGTTAGCAATGGTATTAGCACAAGATACTGATATTGTTTTACTCGATGAACCGACTTCTTGGTTAGATATTGGACATCAAGTTGAATTGTTGCATATCGTTAAACGCCTTAATGAACAATATGGTAAAACCATCATTTGGGTGTTACATGACCTTAACCATGCGCAAGAATTTAGTCATCATGCAATTATGTTAGAAAAAGGTAAAGTGGTTGCAGCAGGGGATATCGATTTAGTATTAACGGCAGAACGAGTCTCTCAAGTTTATAATACGTCGGTCGCGCGTGTTGAAGTGGAAGGGCAAACTTTACTGTGGCCAAGAACTAACGCGGTTAAATTGAATGATACTAAGTTCATTGCTAATGCCGAATCTTCTACCAATATCGATTCCACTACTAATACCAAATCAAGTGTAAAGAGTGAGTCAAATGCAAAGACTGAATCAAATGCAAAGAGGGTTGACTGA
- a CDS encoding MFS transporter — MQGMAVLSCWVLGALQGAILILVPTMMLQGGISAFALALPLSLGTFVFMCCSGWWGHLLDKRASANQSILVIVRWVLLGFLASQLSFIAFLQFSEFQGVNLVIALCLARVLHGLFCSAIIPSAQLTLSHNDKKGEKLVWSSIATNIGRLTAPLLTFVPIDINYFSLWFIASVTLVAALIAWFSHNADADVSTNAKEDQNPSYPLTTQEVSLDGLTQHTSPTSIGPVKTEVFSLVANPLLISVCIAAILITLFSSQLQFSLGPLLLVQFGSAELASNMTASLLFAASASALMSLFILYRPLSRSPILFIFVISASFIAGSLLFVMQKQLIVAVVLISAALSMAPAWYTALAIHASKYNKARTSAAVSQGHTLGNAFGGLAGGLLLILGQQALLLSFILLMVLILCAGGMVYHRSHRVNTTNKVSIAKP; from the coding sequence ATGCAAGGGATGGCCGTTTTATCTTGTTGGGTACTTGGAGCATTGCAAGGAGCAATTCTCATACTCGTACCCACAATGATGCTACAAGGTGGAATCTCGGCATTTGCCTTAGCTTTACCTCTGTCTTTAGGGACGTTTGTTTTTATGTGTTGCTCTGGCTGGTGGGGACATTTATTAGATAAGCGTGCGTCAGCTAATCAATCAATTTTGGTTATTGTTCGTTGGGTATTATTAGGTTTCTTAGCATCACAATTAAGCTTTATTGCGTTCCTACAATTTTCTGAGTTCCAAGGAGTAAACTTAGTCATCGCTTTATGTTTAGCGCGAGTGCTGCATGGTCTATTTTGTAGTGCCATTATTCCAAGTGCGCAATTAACCTTATCTCATAACGATAAAAAAGGTGAGAAGCTAGTTTGGTCAAGCATTGCGACCAATATAGGTCGATTAACTGCTCCTTTATTAACCTTTGTTCCTATTGATATTAATTATTTTAGTTTATGGTTTATTGCTTCTGTCACTTTGGTTGCCGCTTTGATTGCTTGGTTTAGTCATAATGCTGATGCTGATGTTAGTACTAATGCTAAAGAAGATCAGAACCCATCTTATCCATTAACAACACAAGAAGTAAGCTTAGATGGGCTAACTCAACATACCTCTCCTACATCTATAGGACCTGTAAAAACAGAAGTATTTTCTTTGGTTGCTAATCCGTTACTTATCTCCGTTTGTATTGCAGCGATTTTAATTACGTTGTTTTCATCACAACTGCAATTTAGTTTAGGTCCTTTGTTATTGGTGCAATTTGGCAGTGCTGAGTTAGCCAGTAATATGACCGCCAGCCTTTTGTTTGCAGCCAGTGCTAGCGCACTAATGTCATTATTTATTTTATATCGTCCTCTTAGTCGTTCGCCGATTTTATTCATATTCGTCATTTCTGCCAGCTTTATTGCTGGGAGTCTTTTATTTGTGATGCAGAAGCAATTGATTGTTGCTGTTGTGTTGATTAGTGCTGCGTTATCAATGGCACCTGCCTGGTATACCGCATTAGCAATACACGCTAGCAAATATAATAAAGCCCGCACATCTGCTGCGGTATCTCAAGGTCATACTTTGGGAAATGCATTTGGAGGTCTAGCTGGCGGATTACTTTTAATACTAGGCCAACAAGCGTTATTACTGAGTTTTATCTTATTAATGGTATTGATCTTGTGTGCTGGTGGAATGGTTTATCACCGAAGTCATAGGGTAAATACGACTAATAAAGTAAGCATTGCAAAACCTTAA
- a CDS encoding isochorismatase family protein — protein sequence MIKLDKSLTASFDVDPQCGFTPLCPNELPIAEGDLIADELNAQAEFAQCRVVSKDCHPAEAPWIANSPDEIMSPVEGDYPNLDIKWPAHCVVGTKGNTLIPGLPQESSYDYVVEKGIDPLMHPYGACFHDLSESKGTGVIEWLIKQKIHNVIVGGLATDYCVKTTVLQLCKAGFKVVVNLAACRGVDNETIKLACKEMQDAGVVLITNSQELECK from the coding sequence ATGATCAAACTTGATAAATCTTTAACGGCCAGTTTTGATGTTGATCCTCAATGTGGTTTTACACCATTGTGTCCTAATGAATTGCCTATTGCTGAAGGAGATTTGATCGCCGATGAGTTAAATGCTCAAGCAGAGTTTGCTCAATGTCGAGTCGTGAGTAAAGATTGCCATCCAGCTGAAGCGCCTTGGATTGCAAATTCTCCCGATGAAATAATGTCACCCGTTGAAGGTGATTATCCTAATTTAGACATAAAGTGGCCAGCACATTGCGTTGTTGGTACGAAAGGCAATACGTTAATTCCTGGTTTACCTCAAGAAAGCAGTTATGACTATGTAGTAGAAAAAGGAATTGATCCTTTAATGCACCCATACGGTGCTTGTTTCCATGATTTAAGTGAAAGCAAGGGCACTGGAGTTATTGAGTGGTTAATTAAGCAAAAAATACACAACGTCATAGTGGGGGGATTAGCCACCGATTATTGTGTTAAAACAACCGTTTTACAACTATGTAAAGCGGGTTTTAAAGTCGTTGTTAATCTCGCTGCTTGCAGAGGTGTGGATAACGAAACAATTAAACTTGCATGTAAAGAGATGCAAGATGCTGGTGTGGTATTGATCACCAACAGTCAGGAATTGGAGTGTAAATGA
- a CDS encoding sodium-dependent transporter, with translation MNTDTHVSNRWSSRYAYVLAATGAAVGLGNIWKFPYIMGENGGGAFVFVYLLCIFLIGIPVMMAEVVIGKRGRSTPANAIAHVATESGHSSHWSIIGTIGVLAGFLILSFYTVIAGWAVAYVFFAGYGEFSAAAADPATNADMIGALFTDLITSVPQLLIWSSLTLIAAVYVISKGVKNGLETAITYLMPSLLILLVGIMLYSAVVGDFASAFAFMFHVDFSQLTIEGALVALGHAFFTLSLAMGIMMIYGAYLPKGVSIVKTSITIAVADTIVALIAGLAIYPIVFANGLEPSAGPGLLFQSLPLAFGSMPFGDLVGTLFFIMIVFAAFTSVIALLESPTAYLAERQKMSRTKAAIIAGVTVWALSLLTIFSFAGAEWTKLSFGMGGDIFEFLDYITANILLPLGGIFISIFAGWVIKPEILKEEFQMSALSFSIVIMLLRFVAPIGILLVFANAIGLF, from the coding sequence ATGAATACTGATACACATGTGTCTAATCGATGGTCAAGTCGATACGCGTACGTTTTAGCTGCAACTGGTGCAGCTGTTGGTCTTGGTAATATATGGAAGTTTCCATATATCATGGGTGAAAATGGAGGCGGTGCGTTCGTATTTGTTTACCTTTTATGTATCTTCTTGATTGGTATCCCCGTGATGATGGCTGAAGTCGTTATCGGTAAACGAGGACGTTCAACTCCTGCGAATGCCATCGCACATGTTGCAACTGAATCAGGCCATTCTTCTCATTGGTCAATCATCGGTACCATTGGTGTATTAGCCGGTTTCTTAATATTAAGTTTTTATACCGTTATCGCAGGATGGGCTGTCGCTTATGTTTTCTTTGCAGGCTATGGTGAATTCAGCGCAGCTGCTGCGGACCCAGCAACGAATGCGGATATGATTGGTGCTCTGTTTACTGACTTAATCACTAGTGTTCCACAACTGCTTATTTGGTCTTCATTAACGCTTATTGCTGCTGTTTATGTGATTTCAAAAGGGGTTAAAAACGGATTAGAAACAGCGATTACTTACCTAATGCCGTCGTTATTAATCCTACTGGTAGGCATTATGCTTTATTCAGCAGTGGTTGGTGATTTCGCATCTGCATTTGCCTTTATGTTCCATGTTGATTTTTCTCAACTAACAATCGAAGGTGCTTTAGTGGCATTAGGCCATGCCTTTTTCACACTGAGTTTAGCAATGGGTATTATGATGATTTACGGTGCATACTTACCGAAAGGTGTGTCGATCGTTAAAACGTCTATTACTATCGCAGTTGCAGATACGATTGTTGCATTAATTGCTGGTTTAGCAATTTACCCAATCGTATTTGCTAACGGTTTAGAGCCAAGTGCTGGACCTGGTTTATTGTTTCAATCACTTCCTCTTGCATTCGGTTCAATGCCATTTGGTGATTTAGTAGGCACATTATTCTTTATCATGATTGTGTTTGCAGCTTTTACCTCTGTTATTGCATTACTTGAATCTCCAACGGCCTACTTAGCTGAACGTCAAAAAATGAGCCGTACTAAAGCAGCAATCATTGCGGGTGTGACGGTTTGGGCTTTAAGCCTATTAACCATTTTTTCATTCGCGGGTGCTGAATGGACTAAGCTTTCATTTGGTATGGGTGGAGATATCTTTGAGTTCTTAGATTACATCACGGCTAATATTCTTTTACCGCTTGGTGGTATCTTTATCTCAATATTCGCTGGTTGGGTAATTAAACCAGAGATTTTAAAAGAAGAGTTCCAAATGTCAGCTCTTTCTTTTTCTATCGTAATAATGTTGTTACGTTTTGTAGCACCAATAGGTATTTTACTTGTCTTTGCAAACGCAATTGGTTTGTTTTAA
- the pncB gene encoding nicotinate phosphoribosyltransferase, giving the protein MSNTKVDRWLIDSLMDIDFYKISMLQAFYHAAEFRLVNVQWKFACRNKEGLDLTTLIPDIEHQLEHLCTLSFTDEELDYLAKMSFIKPDFIEFLRIFKLNMKFIHIHSDGENINLRFDGPLLHVSLFEIYALSIISELHTYINCGGFDLFVAREKLAAKIALFKTEEDLTGLNFIDFGTRRRASKQWQEEVLKTLKTELPESFLGTSCVHFARMLDLPAMGTMAHEWFQSWQAVTRLAEAQKAALEGWVREYRGRLGIALTDCYSMDSFIRDFDDPYFGKLYDGLRHDSGCPFVWGEKAINLYHRMDIDPLEKTLVFSDSLDFPRMIEIWKRFKGRIKVSFGIGTNLMNDVGNVPLSIVIKMVSVNGKPVAKISDEPGKSMCEDLGYLQYLASQYGIDPTTVKVAK; this is encoded by the coding sequence ATGAGTAATACAAAAGTGGATCGTTGGTTAATTGATAGCCTGATGGATATAGATTTTTATAAAATAAGCATGCTTCAAGCTTTTTACCATGCCGCTGAATTTAGATTAGTGAATGTGCAATGGAAGTTCGCTTGTCGTAATAAAGAAGGTTTAGATTTAACAACGTTAATCCCGGATATTGAGCATCAACTTGAGCACCTTTGTACGCTTTCCTTTACCGATGAAGAATTAGATTATCTCGCTAAAATGTCTTTCATTAAGCCTGACTTCATTGAGTTTTTACGCATATTTAAGCTGAACATGAAATTTATCCATATACATTCAGATGGAGAAAACATTAACTTACGCTTTGATGGGCCTTTGTTACATGTCAGTTTATTTGAAATTTATGCACTTTCTATTATTAGTGAATTACATACTTATATTAACTGTGGTGGATTCGATTTATTTGTTGCACGTGAAAAATTAGCCGCAAAAATAGCGTTGTTCAAAACAGAAGAAGATTTAACAGGACTCAATTTTATTGATTTTGGTACGCGACGCCGCGCGAGTAAACAATGGCAAGAGGAAGTCTTAAAAACCCTTAAAACAGAATTGCCAGAATCCTTTTTAGGAACGAGTTGTGTTCATTTTGCAAGAATGCTCGATTTACCTGCAATGGGAACAATGGCTCACGAATGGTTCCAAAGTTGGCAAGCCGTTACTCGATTAGCTGAAGCACAAAAAGCCGCGTTAGAAGGGTGGGTAAGAGAATATAGAGGTCGCTTAGGGATTGCATTAACTGATTGTTATTCGATGGATTCATTTATTCGTGATTTTGATGACCCTTATTTTGGCAAGCTTTACGATGGTTTACGTCATGATAGCGGTTGTCCGTTTGTTTGGGGTGAGAAAGCGATTAATTTATATCATCGTATGGATATTGATCCGCTTGAAAAAACGCTGGTATTCAGTGATTCGTTAGATTTCCCTCGCATGATCGAAATATGGAAACGCTTTAAAGGGCGTATTAAAGTGTCGTTTGGTATTGGTACTAATTTAATGAACGATGTTGGTAATGTGCCATTGAGTATCGTTATTAAAATGGTGTCTGTTAACGGCAAACCTGTTGCCAAAATTTCCGATGAACCAGGGAAAAGTATGTGTGAAGATCTTGGATATCTACAATATTTAGCAAGCCAATATGGGATTGACCCGACGACGGTTAAAGTGGCTAAATAG
- a CDS encoding lysine N(6)-hydroxylase/L-ornithine N(5)-oxygenase family protein, with protein MKKLTDLIGVGVGPFNLSVAALLERVPHLSSQFFDNKKEFIWHEGLMLPNTYMQTSYLKDLVTAVEPESPYSFMSYLVKNKKFYRFLNTEMQTITRAEFSDYLSWTAKQIEQVKFSHAVEEIKHVKDRFVVTTSQGDFESKHLCLGTGKSAYVPEYLKTSLGDNCFHASEMGLRNIDLTGKKVVLVGGGQTGADIFLNALRGHWGQPAQLDWLSRRANFQALDEAAFANEFFVPQYVEQFYHLDQVVKKREIEAQKLTSDGITTEALRAIYQELYDKFEVQKQRKWVRLLPHRTVTSMTQRFDGFNMDVKNSLNGLEESHSGTVVILATGFETKLPRCLAPIMDQLNLCEDGLLQLDENFKVQWQGNPENSIYAVNAGLGSHGIADPQLSLAAWRSAKIINDLAGEYCFDISESSNVMEWGSEGATTPFSVADFVSVA; from the coding sequence ATGAAAAAGCTAACTGATTTGATAGGTGTTGGTGTTGGTCCTTTTAACCTAAGTGTGGCTGCTCTCCTTGAGCGTGTACCTCATTTATCGAGTCAGTTCTTCGATAATAAAAAGGAGTTTATTTGGCATGAAGGGCTGATGTTGCCTAATACTTATATGCAAACCTCTTATCTAAAAGACTTAGTCACTGCGGTTGAGCCTGAAAGCCCTTATAGTTTTATGTCATATTTAGTGAAAAATAAAAAGTTTTATCGTTTCTTAAATACAGAAATGCAAACCATCACTCGTGCTGAATTTTCTGACTATTTATCATGGACAGCAAAGCAGATTGAACAAGTTAAATTTTCCCATGCAGTTGAAGAGATTAAACACGTTAAGGATCGCTTTGTAGTGACTACAAGCCAAGGTGACTTCGAATCTAAGCATTTATGCTTAGGCACTGGTAAGTCTGCTTATGTACCTGAATATCTAAAAACGAGCTTAGGCGATAATTGCTTCCATGCAAGTGAAATGGGGCTACGTAATATAGATTTAACAGGAAAAAAAGTGGTCTTAGTCGGCGGTGGTCAAACGGGTGCCGATATATTTTTAAATGCATTACGTGGTCATTGGGGGCAACCTGCACAATTAGATTGGTTATCTCGACGTGCTAATTTCCAAGCGTTAGATGAAGCTGCATTCGCTAATGAATTTTTTGTTCCTCAATATGTAGAGCAATTTTATCATCTCGATCAGGTGGTTAAAAAACGCGAAATAGAGGCACAAAAACTCACTAGTGATGGAATTACGACCGAAGCCTTACGTGCTATTTACCAAGAGTTGTACGATAAATTTGAAGTGCAAAAACAACGCAAATGGGTACGTTTATTACCACACCGAACCGTGACATCAATGACTCAACGATTCGATGGTTTTAACATGGATGTTAAGAATAGCTTAAATGGTTTAGAAGAAAGCCATAGTGGAACCGTTGTGATATTAGCCACTGGTTTTGAGACTAAGTTACCACGTTGTTTAGCGCCGATAATGGACCAACTAAATTTATGTGAAGATGGGTTATTACAGTTAGATGAAAACTTTAAAGTACAATGGCAAGGTAATCCAGAAAATAGTATTTATGCGGTTAATGCGGGGCTAGGGAGTCACGGTATTGCAGACCCACAATTGAGTTTAGCTGCATGGCGTTCAGCTAAAATAATTAACGATTTAGCAGGAGAATACTGTTTCGATATTAGTGAAAGTAGCAATGTGATGGAATGGGGGAGTGAGGGGGCTACTACTCCTTTTTCAGTTGCTGACTTTGTATCCGTTGCATAA